Proteins encoded in a region of the Clostridium beijerinckii genome:
- the dhaK gene encoding dihydroxyacetone kinase subunit DhaK, which yields MKKIINDANLVLEDMLKGMVAAHPEYIKKLENADVLVRVDSPIDGKVALVSGGGSGHEPAHGGYVGKGMLDAAVAGAVFTSPTPDQVYEAIKAVDSGKGVLLVIKNYTGDVMNFEMAKDMAEMEGINVKTVVVNDDVAVENSTYTAGRRGIAGTVFIHKIAGAKAETGASLEEVTRVAEKVISNVRSMGMAISSCIVPAAGKPNFTLGENEMEIGMGIHGEPGTHREEIKTADEITEHLMSKILEDIKLSSGEEVAVMVNGLSSTPLMELYIVNKKVNEILEEKGVKIHKTFVGEFMTSLEMAGFSITVLKLDSELKELLDAPANTPAFKVI from the coding sequence ATGAAAAAAATAATTAATGATGCAAATTTAGTACTTGAGGATATGTTGAAAGGAATGGTAGCTGCACATCCAGAATATATAAAAAAATTAGAAAATGCAGATGTTTTAGTAAGAGTAGATTCACCAATAGATGGAAAGGTTGCTTTAGTAAGTGGCGGAGGAAGTGGACATGAGCCAGCTCATGGAGGATATGTAGGAAAAGGAATGCTTGATGCAGCAGTAGCAGGAGCAGTGTTTACATCACCTACACCAGATCAAGTATATGAAGCAATAAAAGCTGTAGATTCAGGTAAAGGGGTTTTACTTGTAATTAAGAATTATACTGGGGATGTTATGAATTTTGAAATGGCAAAAGATATGGCTGAAATGGAAGGCATTAATGTAAAAACTGTTGTAGTAAATGATGATGTTGCAGTTGAAAATAGCACTTATACAGCAGGAAGAAGAGGAATCGCAGGAACAGTATTTATACACAAAATAGCAGGTGCTAAAGCTGAAACAGGAGCTAGTCTTGAAGAAGTTACAAGAGTTGCAGAGAAAGTAATATCAAATGTTAGAAGTATGGGAATGGCTATTTCATCTTGTATTGTGCCAGCTGCTGGTAAACCAAATTTCACATTAGGAGAAAATGAAATGGAAATTGGTATGGGAATTCATGGGGAACCAGGAACTCATAGAGAGGAAATAAAAACAGCTGATGAAATTACAGAACATTTAATGAGCAAAATTCTAGAAGATATCAAATTGAGTAGTGGAGAAGAAGTAGCAGTCATGGTAAATGGATTATCATCAACACCACTTATGGAGTTATATATAGTAAATAAAAAGGTAAATGAAATATTGGAGGAAAAAGGGGTTAAAATTCATAAAACATTTGTAGGCGAATTTATGACATCTCTCGAAATGGCTGGATTTTCAATAACAGTGCTAAAACTTGATAGTGAATTAAAAGAATTATTAGATGCACCAGCTAACACACCAGCATTTAAAGTAATATAA
- the dhaL gene encoding dihydroxyacetone kinase subunit DhaL, with protein sequence MSIQGKKVIEILEKISEKIDENKAYLSELDAAIGDGDHGLNMNKGFKAVIEKIKDDDGNDIGGILKKSGMALVSNVGGASGPLYGTAFMKAAVSVNGKSEIDINDFAKMLDEALEGIKMRGKGQADDKTMIDAIEPALKSIKEGIDSGLEVKEILKAAKEAAYKGVEHTKEIIAKKGRASYLGERSLGHQDAGATSSAIILETIYEALN encoded by the coding sequence ATGAGTATTCAAGGAAAGAAAGTAATTGAAATATTAGAGAAAATAAGTGAAAAGATAGATGAAAATAAAGCATATTTATCGGAGCTAGACGCTGCAATTGGAGATGGAGACCATGGACTTAATATGAACAAAGGGTTTAAGGCTGTAATAGAAAAGATAAAAGATGATGATGGAAATGATATTGGAGGTATACTAAAGAAGTCAGGAATGGCATTAGTATCTAATGTTGGCGGAGCTTCAGGACCATTATATGGAACAGCTTTTATGAAGGCAGCTGTAAGTGTTAATGGAAAATCGGAAATTGATATTAATGATTTCGCAAAGATGCTAGATGAGGCTCTTGAAGGTATAAAAATGAGAGGTAAAGGTCAAGCTGATGATAAAACTATGATAGATGCTATAGAGCCAGCATTAAAGTCAATAAAAGAAGGCATAGATAGCGGGCTCGAAGTCAAGGAAATTTTAAAAGCAGCAAAAGAAGCTGCATATAAAGGTGTAGAGCATACAAAAGAAATTATAGCTAAAAAAGGAAGGGCAAGTTATCTTGGAGAAAGAAGTTTAGGTCACCAAGATGCTGGGGCTACATCTTCTGCAATAATATTAGAAACAATATATGAAGCTTTAAATTAG
- the dhaM gene encoding dihydroxyacetone kinase phosphoryl donor subunit DhaM, which translates to MVGIVIISHSKNIADGVKELASQMAPNVDIGVAGGTSDGRVGTDMEKISAAIEDVYSEDGVIIIFDLGSAFMNAEMAIEFLDEKMKGKIKIVDCPIVEGAVTAAVESSIGKNIEEIEEALKPMNLGKMP; encoded by the coding sequence ATGGTAGGAATAGTAATAATATCACATAGTAAAAATATAGCAGATGGAGTAAAGGAATTAGCAAGTCAAATGGCACCTAATGTAGATATAGGTGTGGCTGGAGGAACGTCAGATGGAAGAGTTGGCACTGATATGGAGAAAATATCAGCTGCAATAGAAGATGTTTACTCTGAAGATGGAGTAATTATTATCTTTGACTTAGGTAGTGCTTTTATGAATGCAGAAATGGCAATAGAATTTCTAGATGAAAAGATGAAGGGAAAAATAAAGATAGTAGATTGCCCAATAGTTGAAGGAGCAGTAACAGCGGCAGTTGAAAGTAGTATAGGTAAAAATATTGAAGAAATTGAAGAAGCATTAAAACCCATGAATCTAGGAAAAATGCCTTGA
- a CDS encoding TrpB-like pyridoxal phosphate-dependent enzyme: MKKIPHRIYLTEDQMPKQWYNLRADMKELPDPMLNPQNFQPVKVEDLYPVFCTELAKQELDNSTRYIDIPEELQEFYKMFRPSPLIRAYNLEKALGTPAKIYYKFEGNNTSGSHKLNSAIAQAYYAKKQGLTSLTTETGAGQWGTALAEACSYYNLPLTVYMVKCSYEQKPFRKSIIRTFDGNIIPSPSNTTNAGRSILEIDPNSTGSLGCAISEAVEKAVTTDGCKYVLGSVLNQVLLHQSIIGLESKIAMEMIDEYPDIVIGCAGGGSNLGGLIAPFMQDKLTEKANPRIIAVEPASCPSLTRGRYAYDFCDTGKITPLARMYTLGSSFIPSANHAGGLRYHGMSPILSKLYHDEYMEAVSVEQTKVFEAAVFFAKHETILPAPESSHAIRGAIDEALKCKETGEAKTILFGLTGTGYFDMTAYESYLNGSMQDYIPTDKDLEKGFSGLPKIPGIQ; encoded by the coding sequence ATGAAAAAAATACCACATCGAATTTATCTTACCGAGGATCAAATGCCAAAACAATGGTACAATCTTCGTGCAGATATGAAGGAACTTCCCGATCCAATGCTAAACCCACAAAATTTTCAACCTGTAAAAGTTGAAGATTTATATCCTGTATTCTGCACAGAACTTGCAAAACAAGAACTAGATAATTCAACTCGCTACATCGATATTCCTGAAGAATTACAAGAATTTTATAAGATGTTCCGTCCATCACCATTAATTAGAGCATACAATTTAGAGAAGGCTCTAGGAACTCCTGCTAAAATATATTATAAATTTGAAGGAAACAACACTTCTGGAAGCCATAAGCTTAATTCAGCAATTGCTCAAGCATATTATGCAAAAAAACAAGGATTGACAAGCCTCACCACAGAAACTGGTGCTGGTCAATGGGGTACTGCTCTAGCAGAGGCTTGTTCTTATTATAATCTTCCACTTACAGTTTACATGGTTAAATGTTCTTATGAACAAAAACCTTTCCGTAAATCAATAATTAGAACTTTTGATGGAAATATTATTCCAAGCCCAAGTAATACAACTAACGCTGGAAGATCAATTTTAGAAATAGATCCTAATAGTACAGGGAGTCTTGGATGTGCAATCTCTGAAGCTGTAGAAAAAGCTGTTACTACCGATGGCTGTAAATATGTGTTAGGGTCTGTGCTAAATCAAGTACTACTTCATCAGTCAATAATAGGTTTAGAATCAAAAATTGCTATGGAGATGATCGATGAATATCCAGACATCGTAATTGGCTGCGCTGGAGGTGGTTCTAACCTTGGTGGGCTAATTGCTCCATTTATGCAAGATAAGTTAACTGAAAAAGCTAATCCTAGAATTATTGCTGTGGAGCCTGCTTCTTGTCCTTCATTAACAAGAGGACGCTATGCATATGACTTCTGTGATACTGGTAAGATTACTCCTCTTGCAAGGATGTATACACTTGGAAGCAGCTTTATTCCATCAGCCAATCACGCCGGAGGTCTTAGGTATCACGGTATGTCTCCTATTCTTTCAAAACTTTATCATGATGAATACATGGAAGCTGTATCTGTAGAACAAACTAAAGTATTTGAGGCTGCTGTTTTCTTTGCAAAACATGAAACTATTCTTCCTGCCCCTGAATCCTCTCATGCTATCAGAGGTGCAATCGATGAAGCTTTAAAATGTAAAGAAACAGGAGAAGCTAAAACAATCCTCTTTGGATTAACAGGTACAGGATATTTTGACATGACTGCTTATGAATCCTATTTAAATGGTTCAATGCAAGATTACATTCCAACCGATAAGGACTTAGAAAAAGGATTCTCAGGTCTTCCTAAAATCCCTGGAATCCAGTAA
- a CDS encoding DUF3997 domain-containing protein — MKRCSLIIFIIIFIPVIFWGCGYLGPGSADYSYKLSSKYIIYRPSSDCTELDKKENRNMTVIVDSRVSGIAWDENFILAEQTKNNSKNYWIIDVKQDKVYGQLKYEDFDKHRYFLKIDSKLRLENPDKYKNLDPSNK; from the coding sequence TTGAAAAGATGTTCTTTAATTATTTTCATTATTATTTTTATACCAGTCATTTTTTGGGGGTGTGGTTATTTAGGCCCGGGATCAGCTGATTATAGTTATAAATTATCTAGCAAATATATAATTTATCGTCCAAGTTCAGATTGTACCGAATTAGATAAAAAGGAAAATAGAAATATGACTGTAATTGTAGACAGTAGGGTTAGTGGCATAGCATGGGATGAAAATTTTATACTAGCCGAACAAACAAAGAATAATTCTAAAAATTATTGGATTATAGATGTAAAGCAAGATAAAGTATATGGGCAACTTAAGTATGAAGATTTTGATAAACATCGGTATTTTCTGAAAATTGATAGTAAATTAAGGCTTGAAAATCCTGATAAATATAAAAATTTAGATCCAAGTAAT